From Thermoanaerobaculia bacterium, one genomic window encodes:
- a CDS encoding secretin N-terminal domain-containing protein, with amino-acid sequence MVKRAVFLLILLLPILLAAQDGTTVIRVFTLDHVPAEEIITLIRPLLSPQGSMTLNSKTNSIAIKDHATQLEAVAQFIQAVDQPPRSFKISIKMIQATTTPSAPSSISEEIQGVGHQLQAIFPYQNYDVIAQNIIEGLSGDVVSYRLNEAFHVDFYLYNPVRLPNVIQLKNFRLFRVIKKGNEEILQPILRTTINLQVDQNHIVGVSNSIKNSKALIFILRATPS; translated from the coding sequence ATGGTAAAACGGGCCGTCTTCCTCCTGATTCTTCTGCTTCCCATCCTCCTGGCAGCACAGGATGGAACGACGGTAATCCGTGTATTCACCCTGGACCATGTTCCCGCTGAGGAAATCATCACCCTGATTCGGCCTCTTCTCTCCCCTCAGGGTTCCATGACCTTAAATTCTAAGACCAATTCGATCGCCATTAAGGACCACGCCACCCAGCTGGAAGCCGTAGCGCAATTTATCCAGGCGGTTGATCAGCCGCCCCGATCTTTCAAGATCTCCATTAAGATGATTCAGGCCACAACCACGCCTTCCGCTCCCTCGTCCATTTCGGAGGAGATTCAGGGCGTGGGCCACCAGCTCCAGGCTATCTTTCCGTATCAGAACTATGACGTTATTGCCCAGAACATCATCGAGGGACTTTCCGGAGATGTCGTTTCTTACCGCCTTAACGAAGCATTTCACGTGGACTTTTATCTCTACAATCCCGTCCGGCTCCCTAACGTGATTCAGTTAAAGAATTTCCGACTCTTCCGTGTGATTAAAAAAGGGAACGAGGAAATTTTACAGCCTATTCTGCGGACCACGATCAACCTTCAGGTCGATCAGAACCATATTGTTGGGGTATCCAACTCCATAAAAAACAGTAAAGCCCTGATTTTCATCCTCCGAGCCACCCCCTCATGA